aataataaaattaattaattgaaatcataattgaaataaaagatttgGTCGACATCCTGTATTTAGAGTTCTTTTGTGTATAGAACGCCCTGTAGCACATTTAAGTATTACCAATCACAAATAATGGCTACATAAACATCCCTCATAGTAATTCAAATGTGAAACGAGTTAAATTTATAAGATTTTCTCCACTTTTATTGCAGAAAACAGTGGAGCGTCATGATTGAATACATTTAAAACTTAGTTAAACATGACTACAACACCTTTAATTCGTTAATAGCATTTTTATGTCGTCATAGCAATAGTTTACTACCTAGCATAAAGGCACCAACggcataaaacaacaaaataagcaGCACTGGATTTTTATATTTGCTGTTGCGTTGTTTGTTTCTATACATGTTTCTATGTTTCTCGGCTAGCTGATTGGGATTAAAAATCAGTCGCTGGAGTAGAACAGCTGAAAAATACGATGTGTGAGAATATTTaactaattaatataataagtgTAGCTAAGTAAAGCGTGGTGTTAAGAAAACATGaagttttttgtataaaagtaaaaagtctGAAAATAGCTGCAATAGTGGCCAATAAGGCGTAAGAATTCTAGGACTTGAATTGCACTGGTGAATAAGCGGTGATAGCCGTAAAATAACAAAGGTAAGCTACAATTAGGAGAGCTGGTCGTAGAGGTTTTAGAACTGAATATGTTCTTAAAATAACTACATCTAATTGACTTGCTTTAAGTACAATAGTACAAGAAACAAGGCGCCaggaaaaatcgttaaaaaactGGGAGCTGCAAGGTTGCAAGGACATCATACTACTGTAATTACTgtgatgaaattaaatatttcaaggttacttattaaaaataaaatatacagattacccaaaaaaaaaaaaaaaaaaatattggtattGTGGTTTCTTGTGTTATATGTAGGAAAAACTCAAaccatacaaacaaacaaagtttagCAGCCTGGATGCTGATAGTAAGATCTTTGTGCATGATTGTGTCTACAAacaatgtgtgtgtatgttggtACATGCATAAGTTTGTTgtgcaaaatttaattgaagttGATTTGTGGATAATATCACCTTCATATAGTAATGCAAGTTAATACTTAAAAATAGAGAATTTCCTATTACGGCGTACCGAATAATCAATGCTGTTCACAGTTAATTCCGCAGTCAATTTCTAtacacctacagttttaagatgCAGTTATTAGAAATGATAATAGAGTAACTTTACAGCCTGAAATTTGCCATTTCATTTGTGTCAtctttcatttgttttatttaattcttgtaGTTGAATTTCGTCAACCACCTCAAACAAGCTGGGTTTTGTTTAAAACCATAAACTGATTTACATATTCAcacatgaatacatttttttcttttaaacatacatatatcatatcCTAAATTTTATATAGCACACCTTTGAGCTAATTCATTCTTGTGCATTTCACTTGTTTACAAAACAGGCAGGCGTACAGACTCGTTTGATGTGAACGTGCACAACTTCAGTGTTTACTTTACCCTAGGAGGCAGAGCACCAAGTGGAAGACTGAAGGACGACGAAGCGCAACGATTGGTGCTATTCAAGTGTGAACTTTAATCGTCGCCATGATCAGTGCATTGCTCTCGCGGCTTATAATGTAAGTATTGTGTACAAATCTTCACAATGTCAGTTAGAgtacacattaaaaaaaaaaaaataaaaatggttttagATAAACATAAACCTAAAATACAATTGCCTACTTTAAATTCAATTCGATGTTAGCACTCCACCAATACttccggttttttttttttgtttttggttgtgCATGATTGTCATTAGGCGCGTCGCAGGCATTGCTACGACGACGACCTATCAGtaactttttataaagaaagcaaaaaaggaaagaaaccaCAATACTGTTAGTGGGCCTTGTTAATAacctttttgttgctttttgtttaaGCAATTGTTGGCGACACGTCATTACTTGTTCTCCTTTCAACCCAAACATATTTAGAAATACCACTTTTCAGGTAACTGAACTGCAACAATTTCGTTACCAAAAATGTGCGAGTAGTTCGCTTCATTTGATCTATCTCATGCGTGAATTGGTGTGTCTATAAGTACACCACCGGACACATACAAATTTCAGCAATTCATAAGTACTAGTACATACAATGAGCGTAGATTTGTATGCACAcgatcgtacatatgtataatgcGTCATAGAATGTGCGTCCATTAATAAATACAGCTGTTGCTGTTAAACTCTCAACACCAGTCAACGACATTTTAACATTTGCGCTTCTATAGGCGCTCAAGAAAATATACAACGAATTAAATGTTTATGTCTGTAGGAGTTACATTGAGTACATAAGAATACAAAGCTATGGTTTTAAATTTGATGtctatattaatatttacagcataacatacatattatatatgcagaTGTGTTATCAGAACAAATCTTGCACACACTTTTAAGAATTGCACATGTCCATGGATCCTTTCCAGCACATTACGTGCACTGTTGAAACCATTTCGACATACAAAACTCAACTGCAAATGCTTTTTCGACTACAAGTGTTGTCTGTTCGTCATTCCTGTTGAGCATATTTTTAGTGTCCGACACAGGCCGAATGCACAGTTCGAAAACCATTTCGAAACACTAATCGAAATTTTCatgctatttttaaatatgagCGTCTGCTGCTACCATAAAACTCATTCAGAAATTGGTATTGTGCTAATTGGTATTGAGCGTAATATATTGCTTTAGTCCAACTTCTATTTTGTGCCTGTTTAGTAGGCAAATAATTGGCATTTTACTTGagaattaataaacaaatttggtgaattgtatgcatacaaaaatacGGAAAATCAACCGCAATACAAGCGGCCAATAAGGTGGTATTGTAGAGTAAAATGGAGCGGAGTAATTGGAAGAATTATGCTGGAGGAGAATGGTCATCGATGCGGGAGGTGCCATACCAGCAGCAAAAATTCTTTCGAAAGCCTCCAAATCGTTTGCAATACGGTCAACACCATGAGAGCACATCAATGTATGGACGTTGGAATGTAGCACAAGCGCATGAATATCCCGCGCCCGTATGCGCAATGGATGGTGGTGGTTATTATCGTCGTTATTCGTTAGACGCACCACCGGAATCTATGATTTATTATAATAGCAAAAGATCAGCAGCATTTATTGGACAACCATTTGACGATGATGATGAGAAATCTCCTTCTGTCTCCGCCTCTGGCTCCAATATATTGCTATATCCCCATGCATTGAATATTGCCGATGAGCAACCACCGGACAATGTCCGCAGCGCATTCTATTTTAAACAAAAGAGCACACAATCAGCAGCtgatgcaaatattataaatacagaGCAAGTTGTACATAATTTGACTTTGTTCGGACGTTTTTTGGAAGTAGTGCAGAGCTGGCCATTGCCCCATGTTTCATTTACAACGGCTTGTATTTTAGTGTTGCTGGCAACTTTCATATCACCACGTATATGGGCTGAAAATGTTATATTTCCTGCTTTCAGATTATCCTTTGGTACTCTATATCCGGCATATGCTTCATACAAGGCTGTGCGCACCAAAAACGTTAAGGAATATGTGAGTAATTAATTGTGTGTCAAATGCTATAATTGTCTACAGTTGTGAgatgttttaaatttatctcGTTTTAGGTAAAATGGATGATGTATTGGATTGTTTATGCTTTCTTTACATGCATAGAAACATTTACGGACATCTTTCTTTCATGGTTTCCGTTTTACTATGAGGTCAAAGTGATTATTGTTCTATGGCTATTGTCGCCAGCCACAAAGGGTAGCTCCACCTTGTATAGAAAGTTCGTACACCCGATGCTTACACGTAGGGAACAGGTACgggaattttttgcttttctaatatcaataaaaaatcattaatgttTAAATTGTTAGcacgtaataaaaaattaacaaaagtagTCGAAAATATTTCCCTATAAACTTTTGAGTTATGTACCGAAATGGCAGATCGAGACAGGCCGGTATAAAACCGGGACGTTGCAGTAATGCAGAATCGACTATCGTGGGACTATTATTTCTATGCCAAACGAaatgccgccgtagccgaatgggttggtgcgtgactaccattcggaattcacagagaggatcaaatctcggtgaaacaccaaaattaaagaaaaacatttttataatagcggtcgcccctcggcaggcaatggaaaacctccgagtgtatttctgccatgaaaaagctcctcaaaaaaatatgtgccgttcggagtcgccttaaaactgtaggtccctccatttttggaacaacatcaagacgtacaccacaaataggaggaggagctcggccaaacacccaaaaagggtgtacgcgccaattatatatgtatatatatatatatatataaatgatatGAGCAATATTTATTTCGCCTGACAGTCGGTACTACATATGTTACCGGAACAACCCGGGCTTACTATATTATCCTATATATAGCACTCCCCATACATGTATGGTTTTTGctgataaaacaacaaaaatattttcaatttttcatagGCATTACAACAATGCTATTCTGTAAGCCTTAGCTGACAATTGggcaattaattaaattaattaattaatattaattattaattttatgtaaatagtTCTAGTTCTAGTTATGAGATTTCTTTTATTCAACTCTAATATTATCTAATTTAATTTGCGAAGGAAATCGATGAGTACCTCAATCAAGCCAAAGAACGTGGTTACTCAGCAGTACTACAGTTGGGCACCAAAGGCGTCAATTATGCCACCAATGTCATCATGCAAACTGCGCTTAAGGTAAATGTTTTTCAACGCAGCAGTGATTAAAATGCCATTTTTCTAGAGATCAAAAATCATTATGTAACTCGTCACTACCACATTGTGTTCACCATATATGCAACAAATACTCGATATTATCTAAACTCATCATCCATCATTGCGTAGCACtgtaaaaactaagaaaaattaaccaaaaaaaaaaaaactttaaatataagtCGCCTATTAATCATACTAAGGATGCAGCTGATCGACTGAGGATCATTTGTGCAGCAGGATAACTTGTAGTTTTCATAATTTATACAGTTTGCTTTCACATATTTTATAGACGTTTAAgcataaatatgcaaaatttttaagcTTTATACACTTGTTTATCTGAGCTCAGTTAGTGCTGTTGCTAGCCGTACTTGATCACCTGCATCTCTTCTAATAAATGCGCAACCTATGTAGTTTATTAATTTAGTAAATCGGTTTcatttatgcatattttcatttaaatttctgtacacaaaatcaaataaatgtcTTACGTTTTGTCATTTTAAgtgttgtttgattttttaccgcgaaaatgtgaaaaaatattttatttgtttcaaattaattcagtaacaattaatttaatttaaataattggggtaatttatattttcaccctttcgtttttaaaacaatttgcctttttttatttactttaatttaaataatatttattttttcttttcctttcctTTGGTTACGATATAACGCACGCATCGCCTAACACAATCTAACACGccaaacatacacatatacacaacaCCAACAAAACACACTTCGCACGCTCACACACGCTTGCCCGCATtactgccgctgctgctgcatGCGTCACATATTAACAGACAGTGCAGTTCGGTATTGGCACAATGGGCAACGGTGAACGTCCAGCACAGTTGAACTCCTCACAGTCGG
The sequence above is drawn from the Anastrepha obliqua isolate idAnaObli1 chromosome 4, idAnaObli1_1.0, whole genome shotgun sequence genome and encodes:
- the LOC129246497 gene encoding uncharacterized protein LOC129246497 isoform X3 — its product is MERSNWKNYAGGEWSSMREVPYQQQKFFRKPPNRLQYGQHHESTSMYGRWNVAQAHEYPAPVCAMDGGGYYRRYSLDAPPESMIYYNSKRSAAFIGQPFDDDDEKSPSVSASGSNILLYPHALNIADEQPPDNVRSAFYFKQKSTQSAADANIINTEQVVHNLTLFGRFLEVVQSWPLPHVSFTTACILVLLATFISPRIWAENVIFPAFRLSFGTLYPAYASYKAVRTKNVKEYVKWMMYWIVYAFFTCIETFTDIFLSWFPFYYEVKVIIVLWLLSPATKGSSTLYRKFVHPMLTRREQEIDEYLNQAKERGYSAVLQLGTKGVNYATNVIMQTALKGGGNLVQTIRRSYSLSDLSEPDVHRTQDEIDDVVQMRSQPRMLRPRTQPGIARSASGTRHSTGMYFSEVDVVKGADGFNYNIRSSEDISSGYSSAEPVSAGLSRTSSMTNASKTRLKAKRTEIVNDPKQFRPTERELFQPSPLPMPGFGHLETEIGSDGCERLENSAVFDVQKCIHTLEDMPHAKSKNEGDVYAKEAAQPQSKMQTIEEINDFENSFEMENAENIMNFVKITEMEEQLTHSDTTRQQQDKCEPALPQESLSFKDTDAEVNEVE